A portion of the Luteolibacter yonseiensis genome contains these proteins:
- the dnaE gene encoding DNA polymerase III subunit alpha has protein sequence MSDSFVHLHLHTEFSLLDGMVRIKDLAKKAKEFGMPAVAMTDHGNLYGAIKFYQECKKAGVKPIFGCEIYLAPGKMEDKKDLVGRKRATHMTLLAETNEGWNNLSKLVSKGNLEGLYYGKPRVDRDALREYSKGVICLTGCISGPVNEWLRAGDEEKARETLAELVDIYGRENTYVEIHNHGLEPQRLVTPSLLKLAAEFGLKPVAANDVHFLNKYDHEAHDVMICIGTGHLLIDENRMHYTPEVYFKTAEQMRELFADIPGACDATLEIAERCNVSIKLDSTSSEKYPQFGTPDGSPREEYLMRVCREGTVRRYGEERANSPEIADRLKYEVDTINQLGFASYFLITADFIQWARDNDIPVGPGRGSAAGSLVSYAMGITNICPMRFGLLFERFLNPERVSPPDVDIDFCQSRRTEVIQYVREKYGERSVSHIITYGKLGAKSVLRDVCRVMGISYGEGDRIAKLIEAKPDIKLKDEYESKPELKELIESSSTYQQLWSYATKLEGLARNVGVHAAGVVIGDRPLDEHVPLTRGNEGEVVTQYDMKAITDVGLLKMDFLGLKNLTVIQEAVNHIRRHTPDFDIEKVSLEDWKTFELLNRGETMGVFQLESGGMVETCRKYAIEKIDDIIDLLAVYRPGAMVFIDQMLDVKKGRTRAMYEHPLLETVAGDTFGVMIYQEQVQNAAKVLAGYSLGGADLLRRAMGKKDPVEMEKQRAKFVEGAEKTNNIGKKLADQIFDKIAMFAGYGFNKSHSACYGHISYWTAYLKANHPVEFMAALLSNEINNTDKIGVFVAECHRMGIEILPPDLNASQLRFAPEVTPNGSKGVRYGLAAIKNCGEGAMALAIADREKNGKFNTLDDFASRLDSKAVNKRILENLAKAGALDWTEETRAGICARLEQVVASASLVQKDRASGQVSMFDAMDFAAPVAKRKSQRSEPAVPEWSKDERLAHEKELLGFYVTGHPLDKFRNVIDSSKYRKLGLIDDLDLSNPREKFPFAGMVRSLEAKTTKTGKPFGVLVLEDFTGSAEIMLWGETFVPARDAGLLEPGKIIRLKGAIQVDDRTGGRRITGNEVGELKARRASGNNKGPVELMLWTTRHSERDLIDIKVALTEHPGTTPVLLHFQNSAGRRITVAAGESYNVKRSDDLEEALGRWLEE, from the coding sequence ATGTCAGATTCTTTCGTACACCTTCACTTACATACCGAGTTTTCCCTGCTGGATGGCATGGTCCGTATCAAGGACCTTGCGAAAAAAGCCAAGGAATTCGGAATGCCTGCGGTGGCGATGACCGACCACGGGAACCTCTACGGTGCGATCAAGTTCTACCAAGAGTGCAAGAAGGCCGGGGTGAAACCCATCTTCGGCTGCGAGATCTACCTCGCGCCGGGGAAGATGGAGGACAAGAAGGACCTCGTGGGCCGAAAACGAGCGACCCACATGACCCTGCTCGCGGAGACCAACGAGGGCTGGAACAACCTCAGCAAGCTCGTTTCCAAGGGAAACCTTGAAGGGCTCTACTACGGCAAACCGCGTGTGGACCGCGACGCGTTGCGCGAATATTCCAAAGGAGTCATCTGTCTGACCGGCTGCATTTCCGGCCCGGTGAACGAGTGGCTCCGCGCCGGTGACGAGGAAAAGGCCCGCGAGACGCTGGCAGAACTGGTGGACATCTACGGCAGGGAGAATACCTACGTGGAAATCCACAACCACGGTCTTGAACCCCAGCGTCTTGTCACGCCGTCGTTGCTGAAGCTGGCGGCGGAGTTCGGCCTCAAGCCTGTCGCAGCGAACGACGTCCATTTCCTGAACAAATACGATCACGAGGCGCACGACGTGATGATCTGCATCGGCACCGGGCACCTGCTCATCGATGAAAACCGCATGCACTACACGCCGGAGGTCTATTTCAAGACCGCCGAACAGATGCGCGAGCTTTTCGCCGATATTCCGGGTGCCTGCGATGCCACTCTGGAAATCGCCGAACGTTGCAATGTCAGCATCAAGCTGGATTCCACCAGTTCGGAAAAATACCCGCAGTTCGGCACGCCGGACGGCAGCCCGCGCGAGGAATACCTGATGCGTGTCTGCCGCGAGGGCACCGTCCGCCGCTACGGCGAGGAGCGGGCGAACAGCCCGGAAATCGCGGATCGTCTGAAATACGAGGTGGATACCATCAACCAACTCGGTTTCGCCTCCTACTTCCTCATCACCGCCGACTTCATCCAGTGGGCGCGGGACAATGACATTCCGGTGGGGCCGGGCCGGGGATCGGCGGCGGGCTCGCTGGTTTCCTACGCCATGGGGATCACCAACATCTGCCCGATGCGGTTCGGCCTGTTGTTCGAGCGGTTCCTCAACCCCGAGCGTGTCAGCCCGCCCGACGTCGATATCGACTTCTGCCAGAGCCGCCGGACGGAGGTCATCCAGTATGTCCGGGAGAAATACGGCGAGCGCAGCGTTTCCCACATCATCACCTACGGCAAGCTGGGCGCGAAGAGCGTGCTGCGCGACGTCTGCCGCGTCATGGGCATTTCCTATGGCGAGGGCGACCGCATCGCCAAGCTCATCGAGGCGAAGCCGGACATCAAGCTCAAGGACGAATACGAGTCCAAGCCCGAGCTGAAGGAACTCATCGAGAGCAGCTCCACCTACCAGCAGCTCTGGAGCTACGCCACCAAGCTGGAGGGACTCGCGCGGAACGTGGGCGTCCACGCGGCGGGTGTCGTGATCGGTGACAGGCCGCTCGACGAACACGTCCCGCTGACCCGGGGAAACGAAGGGGAAGTCGTCACCCAGTACGACATGAAGGCCATCACCGACGTGGGTCTCCTGAAAATGGACTTCCTCGGTCTGAAGAACCTTACCGTCATCCAGGAGGCGGTGAACCACATCCGCAGGCACACGCCGGATTTCGACATCGAGAAGGTTTCCCTGGAGGACTGGAAGACCTTCGAACTCCTCAACCGCGGCGAGACGATGGGCGTGTTCCAGCTTGAATCCGGCGGCATGGTCGAGACCTGCCGCAAGTATGCCATCGAGAAAATCGACGACATCATCGACCTTCTCGCCGTCTATCGCCCGGGAGCCATGGTCTTCATCGACCAGATGCTGGACGTGAAAAAAGGCCGCACGCGGGCGATGTACGAGCACCCGTTGCTGGAAACCGTCGCGGGCGACACATTCGGCGTCATGATCTACCAGGAGCAGGTCCAGAACGCGGCGAAGGTGCTGGCCGGTTACTCGCTCGGCGGTGCCGACCTTCTCCGCCGCGCCATGGGTAAGAAGGACCCGGTGGAAATGGAAAAACAGCGCGCCAAATTCGTCGAGGGCGCGGAGAAGACCAACAACATCGGGAAAAAGCTCGCCGACCAGATTTTCGACAAGATTGCCATGTTCGCGGGATACGGATTCAACAAATCCCACTCCGCCTGCTACGGCCACATCTCCTACTGGACCGCCTACCTGAAGGCGAACCATCCGGTCGAGTTCATGGCCGCGCTGCTTTCCAACGAAATCAACAATACCGACAAGATCGGCGTTTTCGTGGCCGAATGCCACCGCATGGGCATCGAGATCCTGCCGCCGGACCTGAACGCGTCCCAGCTCCGGTTCGCTCCCGAGGTCACTCCGAACGGCTCCAAGGGCGTGCGCTACGGTCTCGCCGCGATCAAGAACTGCGGGGAAGGAGCCATGGCCCTGGCCATCGCGGATCGTGAGAAAAACGGAAAATTCAACACCCTCGACGACTTCGCCTCGCGCCTGGACTCGAAGGCCGTGAACAAGCGCATCCTCGAAAACCTCGCGAAGGCCGGAGCCCTCGACTGGACCGAGGAGACCCGGGCCGGGATCTGCGCGCGGCTCGAGCAGGTGGTCGCGTCCGCATCCTTGGTTCAGAAAGACCGGGCGTCCGGCCAGGTCTCGATGTTCGATGCGATGGATTTCGCCGCCCCCGTTGCGAAGAGAAAGTCGCAGCGCTCGGAACCCGCCGTTCCGGAGTGGAGCAAGGACGAGCGCCTCGCCCACGAGAAGGAGCTGCTGGGCTTCTATGTCACCGGGCATCCTCTGGACAAGTTCCGCAATGTCATCGACTCCAGCAAATACCGCAAACTCGGGCTCATCGACGATCTCGACCTGAGCAATCCCCGCGAGAAATTCCCCTTCGCGGGCATGGTGCGCTCGCTCGAGGCGAAGACCACGAAGACCGGGAAGCCCTTCGGAGTGCTGGTCCTGGAAGATTTCACCGGCAGCGCGGAAATCATGCTGTGGGGGGAAACCTTCGTCCCCGCGCGTGACGCTGGTCTGCTGGAACCCGGGAAAATCATCAGGCTCAAGGGGGCGATCCAAGTGGACGACCGCACCGGGGGCCGCCGCATCACCGGCAACGAGGTGGGAGAACTGAAGGCGAGACGTGCGTCGGGCAACAACAAGGGACCGGTCGAGCTCATGCTCTGGACCACCCGCCACAGCGAGCGCGACCTCATCGACATCAAGGTCGCCCTCACCGAGCACCCCGGAACCACGCCGGTGCTGCTGCATTTCCAGAACAGCGCGGGCCGCAGGATCACGGTGGCCGCCGGAGAATCCTACAATGTGAAACGTTCCGATGACTTGGAAGAAGCGCTCGGGCGGTGGTTGGAGGAGTGA
- a CDS encoding LamG-like jellyroll fold domain-containing protein has protein sequence MTPPCRIVSTFFKVAPLLWLGSVAPSQALSYTIGYVFEDNAAKRAEITAVMNEAVAIYNAQTNIDVNINVAWHPGVPTAEASYNGELKFGGSISTQVALHEIAHYLGSGTTWQWENQFDGGGIWTGAATRNLIKLYDGPGAELRRSGVHYYPYGFNYGSEDNPVARLRLPRLIQAMRFDMGFQDGDGDGMSDEWERYKTGSTAQPAAGDMDGDGISNYDEWWTESDPARACPVRNGRTYVLRSRLSQKVMEAADATAGANVRQNPLSGSDLQKWTATYVGGGYWKFLNAASGKALEVAAYSTAAGGNIITWNDTGGTNQQWRILHYGGIYSKLFNRNSSNMIIDVEGGPNATGNGTNISQYYDDINALNQEWVFDEVAPPEPQGTLMAQFKLDGSARDVSGRGLHGTVSGGVSYSTGRVDAQAATFNGTNGSIEFPAPVDTNFTLACWVKTSATAGTGQWYQGMGLIDGEVGGVAKDFGLALVGNKAAFGVGNADITITSTVAINDNVWHHVLATLDTGSGAMKLYVDGSLQASGNGPTGARTAPGKMRLGSIGGVTGFLNGSLDEVRIYNRILGPAEITHLATVGQAVVAHYPLDGNAGDSSPFNNPGTSTAITYVPGKIGSQAAQFDGTGSFIRIPATASGDFTLSWWMKTTATGATGQWYAGKSIIDSEIPGAAADWGVALVGNKVGFGIGNPDKTILSTTAVNDGLWHHVTATRVSATGAMKLYVDGQLQASDTGPTGPRNAAGGIRLGSTLYGGAFFAGAIDDLKIFNHPITTPGDIWRNLHFQDPVNSGAAADLADPDHDGIPNLVERGLALDPTVPNAASALPVMVKDGEFLRLTYTRSLAATDLQCQAFWSSDLTTWSGIGINDQPISTQSTYQIREASIPLGNLDPARGFMRIQVK, from the coding sequence ATGACCCCGCCCTGCCGTATTGTCTCCACATTTTTCAAGGTCGCCCCGCTGCTGTGGCTCGGGAGCGTCGCGCCGTCGCAAGCGCTGAGCTACACCATCGGCTACGTTTTCGAGGACAATGCCGCGAAACGCGCGGAAATCACCGCCGTCATGAACGAAGCGGTGGCCATCTACAACGCCCAGACCAACATCGACGTCAACATCAACGTCGCGTGGCATCCCGGGGTTCCAACGGCTGAGGCGAGCTACAACGGCGAACTGAAATTCGGCGGTTCCATCAGCACGCAGGTCGCCCTGCACGAGATCGCCCACTACCTGGGCAGCGGCACCACGTGGCAGTGGGAGAACCAGTTCGACGGCGGTGGCATCTGGACCGGTGCCGCCACCCGGAACCTCATCAAGCTCTACGATGGTCCGGGCGCGGAGCTGCGCCGCTCCGGCGTCCACTATTATCCGTATGGCTTCAATTACGGCAGCGAGGACAACCCCGTTGCCCGCCTGCGCCTGCCCCGGCTCATCCAGGCGATGCGGTTCGACATGGGCTTCCAGGATGGTGATGGAGACGGCATGTCCGACGAGTGGGAGCGCTACAAAACCGGCTCCACCGCCCAACCGGCGGCCGGTGACATGGACGGGGACGGCATCTCCAACTACGACGAATGGTGGACCGAGAGCGATCCGGCCCGGGCCTGCCCGGTGAGAAACGGCCGCACCTACGTCCTTCGCTCCCGCCTCAGCCAGAAAGTGATGGAAGCCGCCGACGCCACCGCGGGTGCGAACGTCCGGCAGAACCCTCTTTCCGGCTCGGATTTACAAAAATGGACCGCCACCTACGTCGGCGGAGGATACTGGAAATTCCTCAACGCCGCCAGCGGGAAGGCCCTCGAGGTGGCCGCCTATTCCACCGCGGCCGGTGGAAACATCATCACTTGGAACGACACCGGCGGGACGAACCAGCAGTGGCGCATCCTCCACTACGGCGGCATCTATTCGAAGCTCTTCAACCGCAACAGCTCGAACATGATCATCGACGTGGAAGGAGGACCGAACGCCACCGGCAATGGAACCAACATCTCCCAATACTATGATGACATCAACGCGCTGAACCAGGAATGGGTCTTCGACGAGGTCGCCCCCCCCGAGCCGCAGGGCACCCTGATGGCACAATTCAAGCTCGATGGCAGCGCGCGGGATGTCAGCGGGCGCGGGCTTCACGGCACCGTCTCCGGCGGCGTGAGCTACTCGACTGGGCGGGTGGACGCCCAAGCCGCGACCTTCAACGGCACGAACGGATCCATCGAGTTCCCCGCGCCGGTGGACACGAATTTCACCCTCGCCTGCTGGGTGAAAACCTCCGCCACCGCGGGAACCGGCCAATGGTACCAAGGCATGGGCCTCATCGACGGAGAGGTCGGCGGAGTCGCCAAGGACTTCGGACTCGCGCTCGTCGGCAACAAGGCCGCGTTCGGCGTGGGAAATGCCGACATCACCATCACCTCCACCGTCGCCATCAATGACAACGTCTGGCACCACGTGCTCGCCACCCTCGACACCGGCTCGGGCGCGATGAAACTCTACGTGGACGGCTCGCTCCAGGCCAGCGGCAACGGTCCGACCGGAGCCCGCACCGCCCCCGGCAAAATGCGTCTCGGCAGCATCGGGGGCGTGACGGGTTTCCTGAATGGCAGCTTGGATGAAGTGCGGATCTACAATAGAATCCTCGGTCCCGCCGAGATCACCCACCTCGCCACCGTCGGCCAAGCCGTCGTCGCCCATTACCCTCTCGATGGAAACGCCGGCGATTCCAGTCCCTTCAACAACCCCGGCACCTCCACCGCCATCACCTACGTCCCGGGAAAAATCGGAAGCCAGGCAGCCCAATTCGATGGCACCGGCAGCTTCATCCGGATCCCCGCCACCGCCAGCGGCGATTTCACCCTCAGCTGGTGGATGAAAACCACCGCCACCGGAGCCACCGGCCAATGGTATGCGGGAAAATCCATCATCGATTCCGAAATTCCCGGAGCCGCGGCGGACTGGGGCGTCGCCCTCGTCGGCAACAAGGTCGGCTTCGGCATCGGCAATCCGGACAAGACCATTCTCTCCACCACGGCCGTCAACGACGGGCTCTGGCACCATGTCACCGCCACGCGCGTCAGCGCGACGGGTGCGATGAAGCTCTACGTCGACGGCCAGCTCCAGGCCAGCGACACCGGACCGACCGGACCACGCAACGCCGCAGGAGGCATCCGCCTCGGCAGCACCCTCTACGGCGGGGCTTTCTTCGCCGGGGCCATCGATGACCTGAAAATCTTCAATCATCCGATCACCACCCCCGGTGACATCTGGCGGAACCTCCACTTCCAGGACCCGGTCAATTCCGGCGCGGCCGCCGATCTCGCGGACCCGGATCACGACGGCATCCCGAATCTGGTCGAGCGCGGCCTGGCCCTCGATCCCACCGTGCCAAATGCCGCGTCCGCACTGCCTGTCATGGTCAAGGACGGAGAATTCCTCCGGCTGACCTACACGCGCAGCCTTGCCGCCACCGATCTCCAGTGCCAGGCCTTCTGGAGCAGCGATCTCACCACCTGGTCCGGCATCGGCATCAACGATCAACCCATCTCCACCCAATCGACGTACCAGATCCGGGAAGCGAGCATCCCTTTGGGCAATCTGGACCCGGCCCGCGGGTTCATGCGCATCCAGGTGAAATAG
- a CDS encoding TetR/AcrR family transcriptional regulator: MGRKSDAKERLLEAALDLIWKRSYGVLTIDAICEKAGVKKGSFYYFYDSKSALAAAALHESWYACGKETWDKIFSASSAPLDRISDFMRTVYEGQIEVQEEHGQVLGCPCFSVGSETSSEDEAVSEKAREILGQQLRYFESAIRDAQAEGLIAPGDAAKMAKCLFSFFEGSLAQARIHNDLSYLQSLPETSRNMLVGYQAATAG; the protein is encoded by the coding sequence ATGGGACGCAAGAGCGACGCCAAAGAACGCCTGCTGGAGGCTGCGCTGGATCTGATCTGGAAGCGCAGTTACGGCGTGCTGACCATTGACGCCATCTGCGAAAAGGCCGGAGTCAAGAAGGGGAGCTTCTATTACTTCTACGACTCCAAGTCCGCCCTCGCCGCCGCTGCCCTCCACGAGAGCTGGTATGCGTGTGGGAAAGAGACATGGGACAAGATTTTCTCCGCCTCGTCCGCGCCCTTGGACCGCATTTCGGATTTCATGAGGACGGTTTACGAAGGCCAGATCGAGGTTCAGGAGGAACACGGTCAGGTACTGGGTTGTCCTTGTTTTTCAGTAGGTTCCGAGACGAGCAGTGAGGACGAGGCCGTTAGTGAAAAGGCCCGGGAGATCCTCGGCCAGCAGCTTCGTTACTTCGAGTCCGCCATTCGTGACGCGCAGGCGGAGGGGCTGATCGCTCCTGGCGATGCCGCGAAAATGGCGAAATGCCTGTTCTCATTTTTTGAGGGCAGCCTCGCCCAGGCACGCATTCACAACGATCTCAGCTACCTCCAAAGCCTGCCCGAGACATCGAGAAACATGCTCGTCGGTTATCAGGCGGCAACCGCTGGCTAA
- a CDS encoding efflux RND transporter periplasmic adaptor subunit — translation MNPIIISRFWSPIAALAVVGGLGAVTYHFTNRATAAEEGGAPVAMPPPKVTIAAVEQRTVVDHQELLGRVEAIESVEVRPRVSGHIEEVRLKAGQTVAKGEVLFRIDPRWYKAQYDIAAAVVERGRVRVKIAENQARRTTDLLATRAVSIEEADVRESKLAEEKADLAAAEATLANARLDLEYTEVKAPISGRVSRAYVTAGNLISGSPGSGTLLTTIVSDGDVHVYADIDEATLLTFNRLSRENRIVTTEGRVPVEMELSDEQQFSRRGYIESTNNRLDQGTGSLVLRMVFPNPDGKLIPGLSARVRLPVSAPEPALFVNERSIGTNQNQKYVFTVAPDNTVAYRTVKLGPVVDGKRVIREGIAAGDRVITNGLQRVAAGAKVDPQLQ, via the coding sequence ATGAATCCAATCATCATCTCCCGCTTCTGGTCACCGATCGCCGCCCTCGCCGTGGTGGGCGGCCTCGGAGCCGTCACCTATCATTTCACCAATCGTGCCACCGCGGCCGAGGAAGGCGGCGCTCCGGTCGCCATGCCGCCGCCGAAGGTGACCATTGCCGCCGTCGAGCAGCGGACGGTGGTGGATCATCAGGAATTGCTGGGCCGGGTCGAAGCCATCGAGTCGGTGGAGGTGCGGCCACGGGTTTCCGGACACATCGAGGAGGTGCGTTTGAAGGCGGGCCAGACGGTGGCGAAGGGGGAGGTGTTGTTCCGTATCGATCCGCGTTGGTACAAGGCGCAGTATGACATCGCCGCGGCGGTGGTGGAGCGGGGCAGGGTCCGGGTGAAGATCGCGGAGAACCAGGCGCGGCGCACCACCGACCTGCTGGCCACCCGCGCGGTCTCCATCGAGGAGGCGGACGTCCGTGAATCGAAGCTCGCCGAGGAAAAGGCGGACCTCGCCGCAGCCGAAGCCACGCTTGCGAACGCGCGGCTGGATCTTGAATACACCGAGGTGAAGGCCCCCATCAGCGGACGGGTCAGCCGGGCGTATGTCACGGCCGGCAACCTGATTTCCGGCTCGCCGGGCAGCGGCACCCTGCTGACGACCATCGTTTCGGATGGCGACGTGCACGTCTATGCGGACATCGACGAGGCGACGCTGCTGACCTTCAACCGTCTCAGCAGGGAGAACCGGATCGTGACCACGGAAGGTCGGGTGCCGGTGGAAATGGAGCTGAGCGACGAGCAGCAGTTTTCGCGGCGCGGCTACATCGAGTCCACCAACAACCGCCTCGATCAAGGCACCGGCAGCCTCGTGCTGCGGATGGTTTTCCCGAATCCCGACGGCAAGCTCATCCCCGGCCTGTCGGCCCGCGTGCGGCTTCCGGTGAGCGCCCCGGAGCCCGCGTTGTTCGTCAACGAGCGTTCCATCGGCACCAACCAGAACCAGAAATACGTCTTCACCGTCGCTCCGGACAACACGGTGGCCTACCGCACGGTGAAACTCGGCCCCGTGGTCGACGGCAAGCGCGTGATCCGCGAAGGCATCGCCGCCGGTGACCGCGTCATCACCAACGGCCTCCAGCGCGTGGCCGCCGGTGCGAAGGTCGATCCACAGCTCCAGTGA